The Hevea brasiliensis isolate MT/VB/25A 57/8 chromosome 1, ASM3005281v1, whole genome shotgun sequence DNA segment AGGTTTGCGGGCACCACCCACACTTACACTGCAAAATGGAATTCCAAGTGGAGCCACAAGTGAACTTACAGCAGATAACTCTTTTCTGTCTTCAACTACAGATACTTCactttgttctttattttgtacaGAAAACAAACCATCTGTTGACTGTTGTGAAAGCAGTAATTTGGTCGGGTGGTGAAATAAAACCTCCCCTTCTGTGTCTGCTTTTTTCAAGAGTACTTGATGATGCTGCACCAGCTTTGGTACGCCATCTTCTGAAGCTATGTCATCTTCTGTAATGCTTGAACGATGAGAACCAAAATCTGCCTTCCCATTTGGAAAAATGTGGGACCCATCACTTGTAAATTTTGGAACCTCCTTATCATGATTCAATGGCGGTGAGATTTTGGCAttacaagcatttttcaaaattGAACATATAAATTGATTATGTAATGGAATATTCTCTCTTCCAAGAATCCGAAAACATAGCTTATTGAACTCAACCTTACTCAGCTTCAAGTTCAAGAACTTATTCAAATAATAGAAGTACAATTTTGTCCTATCCACCCCAATTTTCTTGACtatctgagttttcaactccGCTAGATTTACCCGCGAAGGCTGATTCCACCGTTGCATTTCTCACAACATAGTCAACAACAACAGTACACAAAATAGTAAACTTAAAACCCTAACTAATTACCACTATTTCACTCTGTTTCCAAAATCCCATTTTCCACAACCCTAAAAAGAACATGACCATAACTTCGAGAAAACCCATCAATGCCGATACAGAATTCAACACGTCTGAGAGTTCAACAGACGGTGGAGACTACAACTCTCCCTCCCAAAAGTTCAATTTGCGAAAACAAATCAAAGCCCTGGTCATCTTCATAATTAGAGTTTGTAACTTCACAAAACCCTTTATTCCTCCAACTACAACTTGCCAAATTTGTAATGATAACCTCAATGTAACTGAACCAAAAGTCCTCCTTTCATTCAAATTAGAAAGAAGCTAAGAGCAGAGTTTATTATTCTGAACTTGTTAGAGATCAGCCCGCAACCCTCTAGAGCTCAGAACTTTCACTTTAACGGATTTTCAAATTGAACGACAAATTGATgcagcagagagagagagagagagagagagagagagagagaagtctaACCTGTTTGGAAgtggagaaagtggaagaaatagATGGGTAGTAGcattctcttcctctctctctcacgCATTCAACTACACTTTGTTcttctcttcctcttctctctctacagAATCCCCATTTCTgcaatttcaattcatttttctGCTTACTCTTTAAATTCCTTCTTGTCGAATTTTGCTAATTtcgaaaataattaaataaataaatagaaccCTTTATCGATCGATCCCTCTCCCCcgcttgggttttttttttttttttttttaattttctttttttttttctcagaaatcctttcattttcttttaatttgtatTCGCTGTTGTTTAAGAAGCTTAGAAATTTCCtaggataatgataataataataattattattatgatgcattaaaattataattactgTATTAATATGGTGTATTAAATGAATTTTGATAGTGCATATTTACACCAATTAAAAAAACGGCggtttcaaaaaatttttttattattttttttattattttaaaaattaagaaaaaattaattattttattttaaattttattgttattattattattaatgcatTTATTCTTTATTTATCACCTCTTTATATTCAAAGCGTAttacaaaatattttaattaattaatatttttttataaaaataaaaatatttaattatttccttaatttttttgtaAAAACTTTGAAAAGTATTTgaaatacatatatttataaaatttatcacCTAAATTACAGAGAGTACTTAAAAAATTGGACATGTggtgtattttctttttaatctttattatttatttatttat contains these protein-coding regions:
- the LOC110650590 gene encoding uncharacterized protein LOC110650590, giving the protein MQRWNQPSRVNLAELKTQIVKKIGVDRTKLYFYYLNKFLNLKLSKVEFNKLCFRILGRENIPLHNQFICSILKNACNAKISPPLNHDKEVPKFTSDGSHIFPNGKADFGSHRSSITEDDIASEDGVPKLVQHHQVLLKKADTEGEVLFHHPTKLLLSQQSTDGLFSVQNKEQSEVSVVEDRKELSAVSSLVAPLGIPFCSVSVGGARKPLLLASNDRCTSPYDNGGLLDSQLLRERMQQIAAAQGLDEVSVDSANLLNQCIDLYLKGLIKSCVELVGARHECDLMTKNSHKHNSHTKVVNGFLPGHHMQLQNSSRLSDGMQEQRSHFSISLLDFKVAMELNPQQLGEDWPLLLEKITHVIEE